The genomic stretch TTGCCGCGGACACGGCCTCGGACGTCCTGGCCGTGCATGACCGCCGCCACGGAACCACCCTGCTGGCCAATGCCGAGCAAGGCAGCCCGGTACTCTGCCAAAGCTGCCACCCGGATCCGCTGCTGAGCGCCGAAGGCGACCCAAAGCGGCTGAACCTGCCAGCGGCCATCCACGGCTTCCACGTCCACTACCTGCTGGACCGACCCGGCCCGGAACCCTGCCACGCCTGCCACCCCACCGGCCCGGAAAGCTTCACCTACTGCGCCCGAGGGGTCCATGCCAGCGAGGTCGGGCTGACCTGCACCCACTGCCACGGCACCCTGGAAGACCACGCCCTGACCCTGCTTAAGGCCGAAAAACAGGCCGGCAAGCCCCAGGCCGAGCGGCTGATGCGCGACCTGCGGCCCCGGGTGGTCAGCGCGGTGGAGGACATCAACCCGCGCACGCCGTGGAACGACCAGCCGGACTGCCTGTCCTGCCACGTGGACTATGAGCGACCGGCCAGCCGCGACGTTTCCGCCTTCAACGACTGGGTCCGCGGCCCGTCGGGCCTGTACCGCCTGCGCACCGACGAGTCCGGCCTGATGTGCCAGGCCTGCCACGGCCCCACCCACGCCGAATACCCGGCGGTAAACGCGTTCCATCCGGACCTGGACGCCATCCAACCCTTGCAATACCAGGGCAACAAGGGCGTCATCGGCAGCCGGGACAACTGCGCGGTCTGTCACATCGAGGAAATGTACTACGACTTCCACCACCCCAATACGGTGAAGTATTGAGAGGGGGATTCAGAATTGAGGATTCAGAATTGAGGATTATTATCCATCCGTAGGGGCACGGCGCGCCGTGCCCCTACGGATGTTCGCCGGTCCGGCCCGGAAACAAAACCCGGCCACGGAGTTGGGCGGATCAAAACAAAAAGGCAGCTCTCACGAGCTGCCTTTTTTATGCGGATCCATGTGGCATCAGCCACATGACCTATTGCTCTTTTTCGCAAACTGAAACGGAATGACGGGCCAAACCCTCAAGCCTTCCGACTCCTGAATTCCGAAATCTGAAATCTTCCTTTTTCTATCTCGCGATCATCGCCCGCAGAATGTCCGCGCAGCCTTCGGCGTTGTGGCTCATCTCGTGCATGTATTCGAAAAAATGCAGGAGTTGGAAGACGTCCTTGAAATCCATGTCCGCGCTGAACAGTTCACGGAACAGCAAGGACTTCATTTTGCGCACGTCGTTGTGCTGGCTTCTCACTGCCCGATAGGCATCCTTGACCGCCTCTCGGTCCGCGATGTCCGTATGCACGAGGCGAATGGTCCCTTCCAGGGCCGGTTTGAGCAGTTCCACGGCCCGAATCGCCTCTTCGACCAAGGACAGTCCGTCGGTGCGCAATGCCCCGGGGATGTTCACGGTGTGGATGTTCAGCCAGTCCAGGGCGTCCTGGGCCGAATCCAAAATATTGTCCTGGGCTCGGGTATAGTTCAGAAAAAGGGTCTTATCCACGGCCATAAACAAACCGCGAGGCAGGTGGTTGCGCGTATTACGCTTGATCTTGTCCGCTTTGTCCTCAAGTTGATCCAGCTCCTGTTTCAAGATCTGAAACTCCTTGCACGCACTGCCGCCCCCGATATAGCACAAGAGTGACTCGTTGATGATCGTCATGGCGGCTTCCACCTGGCTGTAATGCTCCAGCAGCCCGTCCATGGGAGAGCGACCTCCGATCATGCTCAAAAAAGGAATTCGAAACAGCAT from Desulfonatronum sp. SC1 encodes the following:
- a CDS encoding DUF47 domain-containing protein, producing MLFRIPFLSMIGGRSPMDGLLEHYSQVEAAMTIINESLLCYIGGGSACKEFQILKQELDQLEDKADKIKRNTRNHLPRGLFMAVDKTLFLNYTRAQDNILDSAQDALDWLNIHTVNIPGALRTDGLSLVEEAIRAVELLKPALEGTIRLVHTDIADREAVKDAYRAVRSQHNDVRKMKSLLFRELFSADMDFKDVFQLLHFFEYMHEMSHNAEGCADILRAMIAR